The genomic window CAGCCGGCAGCTACATCGCAAGCATCATCGCAATTGAAGTCGCACGCCTGTATGCGGGAAGGACCAAGATCGACATCATCGTCACCCCTTTCCTGACGATCGTGCTGGGCTATATCGTCGCCCGGTTCATCGGACCTGTCATCGGCGATTTCATGACGAGCATGGGCGAAGTGATCATCTTTGCGACTGAGCAGAGACCTTTCATAATGGGGATGCTCGTAGCAGTCATTTTCGGCATCACATTGACGGCGCCGCTCTCAAGCGCAGCACTTGCACTGATGCTCGACCTGAGTGGACTTGCCGCAGGCGCGGCAGTCATCGGCTGCTGCTGCCATATGGTAGGATTGGCTGTAACGGGGTATAGGGATAATGGATTTTCCGGATTGATATCCATCGGCATCGGCACTTCCATGCTGCAGGTCCCGAACGTACTTCTGAATCCGTTCATCATCCTGCCGCCTGTTTTGGCAAGTGCCGTCATCGCTCCCATCATGACGGTCTTCTTCCCGATGGAAAACAATGCCGCCGGCGCGGGAATGGGCACAAGCGGCCTGGTCGGACAGATCATGACCATCGAAACGATGGGGCCTTCGCTCGAAGTATGGCTGCTCATCCTCGTGTTCCAAATCGTTTTACCTGCCCTGACAACTCTGTTATTCTATACTTTGCTGAAACGTGCAGGCCTGATCAAAGATGGCGACCAGAAATTAAGAATTGGTGCGAAAGAATAGAACTGGAGGCAATCTGATGAATATTTTCCAGCTTAAAAATAGAATCATAGAGAAGCTAAATGAAAAGCGCAATGATTTCCAGACTTCTTTTGACAGGGAAGAGGAGATGCTCAGGGTGGAGCGCAATGATAACGGCAAAGGTCTCGACATCGCCCTGTCGAAAGCCGTGGATAAGGTCAAAAAAGATGAGAATTTCATAGAGGAAGTCGTCTACTATATAGATGAGACGCTTGAACGCATGAAGGAGGAGGAGATCTCCCTGGATGCATCGGCCGTCTATCCCGTCATCCGCTCTTCAAGCTTCCACAGGAAGAACAAGAAGGGGGATGCATTCGTCACGGATGGCCATACGAATGAGACGCGCATATATTATGCAGTGGACTTCAAGAACAGCTACAGGCTGATTGATGAGCCCCTCCTCAAGACGCTGGGGCTCGACAAGGAGGCGCTGCGGAAGCTGGCGGATGAAAACATGAAGCGCC from Salinicoccus sp. RF5 includes these protein-coding regions:
- a CDS encoding DUF1444 family protein; translated protein: MNIFQLKNRIIEKLNEKRNDFQTSFDREEEMLRVERNDNGKGLDIALSKAVDKVKKDENFIEEVVYYIDETLERMKEEEISLDASAVYPVIRSSSFHRKNKKGDAFVTDGHTNETRIYYAVDFKNSYRLIDEPLLKTLGLDKEALRKLADENMKRLPVSYKKESIQENDFYFINHNDGYDATRILNTQLLDEMHDGFDGEMMVGLPHQDVLIIANVRNSVGYDIMAQMMMQYFAEGLTPITSLSFSYREKKLEPVFILGKQKNHKRGREE
- a CDS encoding PTS transporter subunit IIC, producing MRRLLRRWFIDGMSFMALGLFSSLIIGLIIDTVGTYVPYLESLKEVGAVAMGMTGAAIGAAIAYGLKASPLVIFSVVVVSYAAYDMGGAAGSYIASIIAIEVARLYAGRTKIDIIVTPFLTIVLGYIVARFIGPVIGDFMTSMGEVIIFATEQRPFIMGMLVAVIFGITLTAPLSSAALALMLDLSGLAAGAAVIGCCCHMVGLAVTGYRDNGFSGLISIGIGTSMLQVPNVLLNPFIILPPVLASAVIAPIMTVFFPMENNAAGAGMGTSGLVGQIMTIETMGPSLEVWLLILVFQIVLPALTTLLFYTLLKRAGLIKDGDQKLRIGAKE